The following proteins are encoded in a genomic region of Dehalococcoidales bacterium:
- a CDS encoding Mut7-C RNAse domain-containing protein: protein MNTETADSTEDLRFIVDLNVGRLARWLRMMGYDTLLFDHGEDYRMIRIALDQARIIITRDTRIMERRVITSGRLRAILVSGDSPEEQIRQVIEHLHLDIDFRPLSLCLECNQPLVERGKEEVADRVPPYVFQTQEQFVECPACHRVYWKGTHWQAMTRKLRGFVQSQAGRSTHPGERLSEGR, encoded by the coding sequence GTGAATACTGAAACAGCGGACTCCACAGAAGACCTGAGATTCATAGTTGACCTCAACGTCGGCAGACTCGCCCGGTGGCTGAGGATGATGGGTTACGACACCCTGCTGTTCGACCACGGTGAAGATTACCGCATGATACGCATTGCCCTGGACCAGGCAAGGATTATTATCACCAGGGACACCCGCATTATGGAACGGCGCGTGATAACCAGCGGTCGATTGCGAGCTATTCTCGTCAGCGGCGACAGCCCCGAAGAACAGATACGTCAGGTGATTGAGCACCTGCATCTCGACATCGACTTCAGGCCGCTCAGTCTTTGCCTGGAGTGCAACCAGCCCCTGGTGGAGCGGGGCAAGGAAGAAGTGGCCGACCGGGTGCCGCCCTACGTCTTTCAAACGCAGGAGCAGTTTGTGGAATGCCCTGCCTGCCACCGGGTCTACTGGAAAGGAACTCACTGGCAGGCAATGACCCGGAAGCTGCGCGGGTTCGTACAGAGTCAGGCCGGACGGAGCACCCATCCCGGGGAGCGGCTGTCGGAGGGAAGGTAG
- a CDS encoding FAD-binding oxidoreductase, giving the protein MEKQSRYGEVTEALMAGLTGVVGERNILTGDERENYSRDEAPGSDRAIPDLVVKPGNSREVAGVLRLANEARIPVIVRGAGTGLAGGAVAFYGGIVLSMERMNRILEIDRLNFVATVEPAVTLEELYQAVEECGLYYPLYPGEKSAAVGGNVATNAGGMRAVKYGVTRHFVLGLEAVLPTGEIIETGGKFVKCSTGYDLTQLLIGSEGTLAVIT; this is encoded by the coding sequence ATGGAGAAGCAGAGCAGGTACGGTGAGGTCACTGAAGCCCTGATGGCCGGCTTGACCGGAGTAGTGGGTGAGAGGAACATCCTGACCGGAGACGAGAGGGAGAACTACTCCCGCGACGAGGCGCCGGGGTCAGACCGGGCCATACCTGACCTGGTGGTGAAACCGGGGAACAGCCGGGAGGTCGCCGGGGTCCTGAGGCTGGCCAACGAGGCAAGGATTCCGGTCATCGTACGAGGTGCCGGGACGGGTCTTGCCGGCGGTGCCGTGGCTTTCTACGGGGGGATTGTCCTTTCCATGGAAAGGATGAACCGCATACTGGAGATAGACCGGCTCAACTTCGTGGCCACTGTTGAGCCGGCGGTCACCCTGGAGGAGCTGTACCAGGCGGTGGAGGAGTGCGGGCTTTACTATCCACTGTACCCCGGAGAGAAGAGCGCCGCGGTCGGCGGGAATGTCGCCACCAATGCCGGCGGTATGAGGGCCGTCAAATACGGTGTGACCCGGCACTTCGTCCTGGGTTTGGAAGCGGTGCTACCGACCGGAGAAATCATAGAGACGGGCGGAAAGTTCGTCAAGTGCAGCACCGGGTATGACCTCACCCAGTTGCTCATCGGGTCGGAGGGGACACTGGCGGTGATAACCA